A segment of the Cotesia glomerata isolate CgM1 linkage group LG2, MPM_Cglom_v2.3, whole genome shotgun sequence genome:
TAACATTTTTCGAATCAGAAGCGCTATCTGTACAACCCCTTCAGCATTTACTATGTAAACTCCATTAAAATATGATATGTCACATGActatacaaatatatacatatattatattgtttatatatatttatcttctTTGATCTGTATGcatacaaaaatacaaaaataaaaattacaatagtatataacattgaacaattaataatttttactgaaaagttctaatatatttaaaagttaatactGTATATTTAATTGACATGCCAGGAGATATTTCTTATCATCATGGCCAACGAACCCTGGCACGTCGTCGTATCCCCGTGATTAGTATCGATGGTTATCAGTACATGTGCTCCAAAATTAATCCTAATGTCACGTAAGAATAATTGATGTTACtaacaaaaatgtttttatttactgatATTTTAGCTAATGATCGTTATTCTCATAAAACACAACTATTAACCAATTTAATTCATTACAGGTATGTTGTatgtaagtataaaaaaataaaaaattgcaagttTAGAGGACAAATAGTCAATAATCGACTTGTCATTTCGAATGATCATAATCACGCTAGGATCAGCAATGCACAAGTCatttatcattttgaagaatctTTGTTTAACGAGGTGAAAAAAGAACATTTCAAGTCACTGAGAGTTATTTATGATGAAATGAGTTTACtgtaagtatttaaaaaaactccgttaagtatataatatgtatataaaattatattaagttagttaattgtgtaattttttgtataatctgcttattttttttattcagtcaTTATGAAGCCGCTGTTCATGTCCCATgggtaaatattaaatcaaaaatgttaagGTGGAGGCGACAAACAAGACCCCCCGTACCCAATTCgatagaacaatatttaagTATAATTGAAATGCCAGAATGGAACTTTTTCACCAGTTACAACGCAACGAACATAACAGTCACAACTATTGAAGACAATgatcattttaaatcaataatttacgCTGATTTAGGATTTTTACGATCCTTAAATAATGTGACTGAACTTTTTATGGATGCTACATTTAAAGTGATTCTGAGAAAACCTGCATTTCGTCAATTGTTCACGATTTTAGGATTTGTCCAAGATTCTGTAAGTTTATgctattttcataaattgtttACAAAAATGATTGCTTGTCTTATAATCTATGACGTGTCATAGTGTATTTTATCAAAGCTTCATTGTAATTTATGGTTGTAGCCTACGGTTGttgtttttctaaaaattgatatatattttcttattaattatcaaaaaaagtttctattgAGAAAATGAATGTAGCATACATACTTTTATCATTTAGGACATAAATACAATgactcataaaatttattaagaaaaatattcaggatgcattcgaaaatactctatctctagattcataatttagaaatgaccttgtatcttgtgaaaacattttttaagttataagctcaccccgacattacactcatcgagacctttcatttgagtacccacatcaatttttcatatatatatatatatatatatatatatatatatatatatatatatatatatatatatatatatatatatatatttatttatttatatgaaaaatatattaaaatgcatgtgggtactcaaatgaaagttcttcctgagtgtaacatcgggatcagcttatatctttaaaaacgtcaatagttaaaaaagtacagtgcaatttaacaagtcattatttaataaagcaaaattttatttatttatagttcacaagtcacgacaGTCACAGCggctgcaaggttgctagtgattttttatgtaatcAATATCTTcactgtaatttaaaaattaaggttcataattaataattcaattttttagtaataattataatcttaattttgaaataacgGCTTTCTGATTGGTCCTAAGAGAGAATCATAAGAGACATTTactgttataaaattaaatttagaacaACTTTTTATGGCACGCcgttttactatttaataaggTAATATTTTTGcagaacataaaaaaaagaaatttatttttaattcgaaaaagaattttttcagtgaattCTTTTTATGTACtgacataataaaaatataattattttatgtcccgacataaaattaaatgcttATGCATAGGAAGAGGTACTAAAAAACacgaattataattatgtagcgacataattataatgattagaaattattcttaagaaaaaataaaaacatttttattatcttgtgacataattataatgaatacaATTCAATTATGATTAacgataaaatatatttttttcattataaatagcataataaaaaatattaaaatgatgtatctgcataaaaaaaatggattaattttatttaaaaatttttgcaaaatttttattatggttgatcataataaaaattcacagaATTTAGTAAAAAGTGAAATCATAATGaatacttcaaaaaaatttatgacaccACATAACTaaaattcaaacaatttttattatgtcccaccataattaattataccgataacgaattttaattatctagtaacataaatttaatttaaagtttttatcctaaaaataaataaaataataataatacataaaaatgatCTTGTAACATAATGATATTAAGCAATTAATATTATCTCAATACATAATGTTAATTCAAACATTTccattatgtacataattttaatttaaacatttccattatgtacataattttaattctgaatcattattatgtacataattttaattttgaatttctattatgtacataattttaattataacatttttattatgtacataattttaattccgaATTAcgattatgtacataattttaattctgaattattattatgtacataatttttattctgaattattattatgtacataattttaattataacatttttattatgtacataattttaattccgaATTTCTATTAAgtggataattttaattcttatttgtattaaattttcgattaaaagaaattaaaatgttataaataattactccaaaaatataaatctacAGGagccaatttaatttatgtcactacataaaaaaaattgttagttaaaattatgtcttcacataattattaaactcttatttttaattatcatgacacataataaaaatattctttttgtcATCAGCTCAActcagaattttaattcgttgatatattattatgtccctatataataattattccttaaaaaatttaagtatgatcataaaattaatctattatattttgattatgttttaacataaaatatgcatttttctttttagttattaattttaagatcatttttttcctTCTATAAATAGTAAAACGGCGTGccataacttttattaaaaaagttttttttctacgACCAATATTTCTTccgtaatatcaaaaatttgaagtatctaactattaaaaaatttgattctctattttaaaattaaaaaaaaaaattttacgagtaaaataataaatatacttctCATatgcttataaaaaaattgctctCGTAAGcgtttaaatttaagaatacaACAGCTTAAATATAAGAGATTATAAAGGGTTGGAAAACAtgtgattaaatttataacgtCTCATGACATGCTGGAAAACAGTTTAAGAATTTAACGTCGGCTTACTAAGGCTTACAGATACAGTaacgaataaaaaacttaaaatattaatagtaaaaataataacaaatatcaaaaatttttatcttttaaagaACCGCAGAAATCCTCGACGCTTAATTGATGATGGTGCCATTAGCATGGGTACTTGGTTTTATGAGTAATGTGAAtctatataaactttttttattttattatttttattttcatagataattgtcaataattataaacattacCTCGCAAGGTCCTTGCATTCATGGTTCTCCATCTATTTGCATAGGAAAGCGTTTATTTGTCTTAATAATAACGCTACTGCATTGTGCTAATCTTCTTCCAGACGCTTTTAGTCCGGTATTTACTTGGCCCACGTGCAAATAATTTTGTAGACCAATCACTTCTATCAGGTTATCTCCTATATTTGTGAAGAAAGAAAAATgggttcaaatttttatacgcccttatggtatCTGTAACGTGAtatcaataatttacttttcttCTGAGAACTTTATATtcttcatttataaaatagtttattaaaaatacagtCGAGTCGCGTTATGAACCCTCCTTGTGTCTCTCTTATATTAACGCGAGTCTGGTTAACTTAAAAAACAGAGCAAACAAGCCGGACTCATAACGCGATTCGActgtaccaaaaaaatttttaatagcaattaattaataaataataaggtaaaagtcccaattattgacaggggtctaaatattgacaccctaaattatttttaaatatatttaatcatctgtaataagaataactatcatataaatttttattaaattctaataaagtaaaaaaaattactgtccgttcaaaatattaaacattaattattaaaaaaaaaataaagttagcaccagttcatcaaaccagcttacgaacgtttattttctaaacaactttaattagaaaagcattttttttaaatgccgagtttaaattaatttcttcatataataatatgatcttttttttttttttaattaacaatatatgaaaaattacaaaattaaataatttcttaaataattactagtgcgcttaaaaataaattttataatttttgatcttAACTAAGGCCATATGATtgtctttattatttaaattcatgattaaaaattttttgttaattacagGTTATACCGCTTTGTTGggttttaatgcaaaaaaaagaTACATCAGCTTATGAATCAGTTCTTACGTACTTCTCCTTAATTTTGGCACCTCATTTGCGTCCATTAGCAATCAACACTGATTTTTAAAGTGCTCTAGGTATCGCTATTCTAAGGAATTATCCAGAGGTTACTCATACTCGatgttattttcattattgtcAGGTATAGTATAgtgtaatcaatttttttttttttttatgtactaaTATTAAGAACGCTTATTTACTAATTGACACAGGCGATAATGAAAAGAATAAAGAAGTTGCGTCTTCTGAATGCAATAAATGAAAGCAATGAAAATCGAttgtttttacaaaaattattagtactACCTCTACTTCCTCCTGATGATATTGAATTGGCATTTTACTGGATTCTCAGTACTACTGCACCAGTACTATTATTGCAGTTTAAGAAGCTATTGAAGTATTTTTATAACCAGTGGATAAGAAGAACAAGGCCAGATGTATATTCTGTTTTTCTTAGAGTTTTTAGAACAAATAACTTCTCCGAGGCTTATAATAAAGTATTGGCTCTACAGTTTGGAACTCATCCAAATATTTGGGATTTTACAGgttttttcttacaatattattgatttaacTGTTGATGCAATGTATTCTCATATTTCACTTAAATTCTTCATAATTGTGTTGAAAAGAACTTATTTACTTTCTTTCAGATATGCTACTTTCTCTAATCTATAATTTTCTCCTTTCTGTAGTATTTTTGCTTCATTCATTTCATTTtcatacaatttaaaattgtcaattaaaattattactgataattaatttttttttttctagaaaaaattgttcttttaCAAGAATTAAAGCGTATCGAGTATGAATCATTACAAAACGGCAATCGAATAACGGAGCAATCTCGAAGTCGtgaaaccttaaaaaatgaaattatccATAGCGCTTGAGTTTTATACCAAAACAACCAATTTGGTATTCcgcaatttattaactgtgtGAGCTACTTCATCAATGAACTTAAAAGTGGAAGAGATGTTGATGTTCAACAAATTCATAATTTCATCGCTGAAAATCCAATTGAAATTGGTAATAACTAATTACTTGTTATTGTGATTTTACATGCTATCGTGATTTTGTAGTAATATTTCGTTTTTCAGAACTCGTTGTTGGTGAACATATCACAGACTGTACGATGTGTTAACTAAGAATGACGAATCATATTTTTCAGCCATGCAACCATTGGTTTGGATGCTTTCGGTGTGTGCAAAACATGCGAGTCTTTCTTGCTCGCGTGCAAGCTAATTTGCGTTGCCCAACTTGCGACAATGTTATAGCATCATTTGAAcagattttttgaatattttctgacattaatgatttatttaaatacaaaaaaaaaaaattttaatagaaatttatggatttgttattatttctcAAGTTTGTTTAAAGATTTATGTGattataataaagaaaaacaaattctcttaaaaaattttataatgttatttgaaatattaatatttaaatgtgAGGTTTTGCTTAGCGTCGCTTTCCCGAGATTTTTAAATGGATATTAACCCATGTGACCTATGAATTCAATGTAGTATATAATTATTTGCTTGAACCACCAGCTGCCTTGGTAGTTGGCTGTTGATGAAGCATCCTGAAGGACCTGATTCTAATATCACTagttattcttttttttctattttgattattttttttaacatttaatttgtaatagttttttttattcttacatAGCATGGACTTAATAATGAtcctaagaaatttttaaacaaaataaatttttttatttagaaaaaaatatagctatcaataaataaataaataacaataaaataatatgtaattagtaataaatttcataacgTTTCaagaatcttttttatttttataaaatcatacaaacttttaactaaaattaatgaacataataataagtgtaaaaaaattgtaattaaattttggataaaaagaaatgtttaaattttggataaaaagcTCCAGCTTgcacatttaattaaaaaaaaaattatttttaattacaatttttctaGACTTATTACTATgttcattaattttagttaaaggtttgtataactttttaaaaataaaaataaattttcgaaaaataaaaaagattcttGAAatcttataatatttatcactcattagataatattttattgttatttatttattgatagctatattttttgtctaaataaaaaaatttattttgtttaaaaatttgttagaattaatattaagataaGTTTCATTTTAGTTCAGAGTATTAAAAGGTTGCGTTCGAATTCTACTCAAACTTGAATTTACTCCGTCGGTTAATTACCTACCAAAATATATCTTACCGACGTCTTCTTTCTTATTTGTGTTTGTAAAACAATGTCAGCTGCATGTcgtttttatgtaaaattaaatttaaatattttctggtAATTTGTTAGCTACccggttatttattttattattttcaactcTGTTTTTCTCTGCATATAATATCCAAGTATTTTCGCGTAAGTGTTTTagcaaatataatttttttatctcatttGCACTCTAATTTGTATTATTCATAAGTTTATAGATGTTTGTAATTTGCAaaaagctaaatttttttttgaattctattgTATTTACTACGTTGGCTACATTTTCGTTCGG
Coding sequences within it:
- the LOC123259230 gene encoding uncharacterized protein LOC123259230, with the protein product MPGDISYHHGQRTLARRRIPVISIDGYQYMCSKINPNVTYVVCKYKKIKNCKFRGQIVNNRLVISNDHNHARISNAQVIYHFEESLFNEVKKEHFKSLRVIYDEMSLLHYEAAVHVPWVNIKSKMLRWRRQTRPVKFSINKNNIH